CGCTGGAGCCGGACCTGTTCGAGGACTGCGCCGACCTCGACGAGGATGCCGCGTCGAAGATGGGCGGGGTGGTGCACCGTCGACGCCGGTCCGACAAGGTGAACCCGTTCATCCGCTGGGCGAAGCACCGCACCGCGGAGGAGCCCAGGGACTCCCGCTTGAGTCGAATCCGGGGCACGGTGCCGGAGGGTGTCATCGGCGCCCATGCGCTCGGGCACCTTCGTGACGAGGAGCACTTCATGAGCACCGCGGAGCTGGCGCACCAGCCCGCGTGGCGCTTGCGCACGAAGCGCAGGCATGTCCCCGAGCGGGGGTTGTTGGCCGGATTGCTCCGCGCGCTGCTGCTCCTGCCCGAGGGACAGAAGGTGTTCAACGCGTACCTCAAGCGGGCGTGCGCGCAGGGCTGGGGAAGGCGGCTGGGATTCGATGGCCAGGTCCATGTGGTGCTGAACGGCAGGCGTCCGGTGCGACTGTTGATGGGCGTTCACGATGTGCTGCCGTTCCTGGACGCCATCGACGTGTGTGCTGGAAAGCCGCGCTCGTGGGGGTATGCGCACGTGCACTCGGCGACCCGTGGGCCCGCGCTCGACTTCCTGAAGGCGTTCCACCGCCACAAGCAGGACCTGGCCAGCACGCTCGCGACCCTCCCGGTCCCCAAGCTGACGAACCTGCCTCCCTGAGACTCGAAGTGCGCGTGCGAAGTCGGTGGTGGGCGATGAGGCACTGAACCAGGATGGGCGCATGATTCACGGCCTGGAGCAGGTGGACACCGAGCGGCTGCGGCTGCGCGCCTTCCGCGAGAGCGACGTGGAGGCGATGTTCGAGCTGCACAGCGACCCGCGGACGAACCTCGTCGATGCCTCCGCGGCCATGAGCACGCGAGAAGAAGCGCGGGAGCTGCTGTCGCGGTGGTTGGGAGATTGGGCCGAGCGGGGCGTGGGGTACTGGGCGGTGGAGCGGCGAGAGACGCCCGGCGTCGTCGTGGGAGTCGGGGGTGTGCGGCACAAGCCGCTCGAGGGGCGGACGGTGTTGAATCTGGCCTATCGGTTCTCCCCGTCCGCGTGGGGGTCGGGGTTCGCGACCGAGGTGAGCCGGGTGGCGATGGAGAAGGCGCGGCTGCACCTGCCGGAGGTTCCGCTGGTCGCCATCATCCATCCCGACAACCTGCCCTCCGTCCGCGTGGCGGAGCGACTGGGGCTGCGCTTCGAGCGCATCGTCCCCTACGGGAAGGGAGATGTTCCCCACCGGCTGTACGTGATGGGTTGAAGCCCCATCGAAGCGCCTTCTTCTACAGACGCTCGCGCAGCCCCTCACGGAACAGCGTGAACACGGCTTGTCCGCAGCGGTCGGACGCATCCGCGCGGGCCCTGGCCACACGGACCTCGTAGCGGAGGCCCTTCAACAGCAACTGCTTCGTCTCTCCGACGGAGACCGTGACAGGCGCCGAGTCGCGTCCTCGTGGCCCCTCGAAGCGAAGCCTCGCGCCACGGGTCCGCTCGCCCTGCTTCACTTCACAGTCCGCCAGCTCCCAGTGCACCTTCAGCTCCGGCACGAGTCCTGGCGGCAACAGGACCTCTCCGTCCGGCGTGGTCGGCGCGCTCGGCACCGTGAGCAACAGCAAGCGCCCCTGCTCGTCTCGGAGCGTGTCCCCCGCGAGGAGCGCGGGTTGCTCTCCATCACTGGACAGACAGCTCGCGGGCTCGCGATGACTGGCCCACGCCACCATCCTTCCCGTCAGGTCCGCCAGGACGTCCGGCACCGTGAGCCCGTAGCTCACGCCTCCGCGCACTTCACCTGTCGCGTACTGCAACACCGAGGCCCACTGGTCCGCGTGACGGTAGGCCCCTCGAAGCTGTCGGGCCACCTGGAACGTTCGCTCCAGCCTGGGCCCCGCGCGCTCGAGTGCCAGGGCCTCCGGCTCCTCCTTGAAGGCCACCTCCACCCTCGCCTCTCGCCACAGCTCGTCACAGACCCGAACCTGGGCCTCCGGTCTCGCACCCGCTGTCTCGACGACAGGCGCACGGGCTCCTTCACTCGAAGGAGCCACTGGAGTGGACGACGCTCCCGCGTCCGACCGCGTCGGCTCCGTCCGAGACACGCATGCGGTGTGGACGAGCACCGTCGCGACGAGGACGCGCCATGCAGCGCTCCCCCGCCTCTGGCCCCACGAGACCTCTCGGCGCTGACCCTTCATCGTCCCGCATCCCCTCCAGCCAATCAGAGGCACTCCGCGTACAGCAGCGTCCCGTCCTCGGACACGTGGAAGTCCCGGCCCTCCACCCGCCCCCGCGCCAACAGTCGCTCCCGCTTGCGACGGACGTCCTCACGTCTGCGGCTCACCGAGCGCTCCTCGTGCGGAACCCGAGGCTGGAACCGCGCGGGCCCTCCCTTGTCATCCGGCGCGTACCGTGTGAGCAGCGAGCGCTTCACGCCGCGCCCCGCGCCGTCATCCGCGTCCCCGTCGTCGGTGAAGTCGACCTCCAGCGAGCCCCACTCGCCCACGTCACAGTCACACGAGCCACACCCCGGGAAGCTGCATCCGAGGAACCCGTCCCGACAGGAGACACACTCGTACTTCGGCGAGGAACCACACGTCGCGCAGCCGTTGTCGCCGAACGAATACGAATGCCAGCCGGAGTGGCTCACGCCCGAGAACTGGTAGCGGTAGTTCATCACGCTGTCGTGCACCACGCTGTACTGTCCCCCTTCATCGTTGCCGTTGTGGTCCAGGTCCAGGTTGTGCCCCAGCTCGTGGATGAAGGTGCCGCGCTGCTCCTGGATGCTCGGGCTGCTGAAGCAGCCCAGGCTGACGATGATGTCATTGCCCAGCATCTCCGCCTTGCCCGAGGAGCACGTGCTGAGGCTCGTGTGCCGGTATGCCCACATCGCGTAGTGGAAGTACGG
The Myxococcus fulvus DNA segment above includes these coding regions:
- a CDS encoding GNAT family N-acetyltransferase; translation: MIHGLEQVDTERLRLRAFRESDVEAMFELHSDPRTNLVDASAAMSTREEARELLSRWLGDWAERGVGYWAVERRETPGVVVGVGGVRHKPLEGRTVLNLAYRFSPSAWGSGFATEVSRVAMEKARLHLPEVPLVAIIHPDNLPSVRVAERLGLRFERIVPYGKGDVPHRLYVMG